A stretch of Rhizobium sp. TH2 DNA encodes these proteins:
- a CDS encoding AMP-binding protein: protein MENAIFAVVGAAILVWLITAFREKGAGGITYVQALKFTLLKFVFGIRHSGFDPKAEWKGPVVFIVLAQSSLDRAILKPFLPAQTFHVETEGEDATAQAMTLFKSVMAGHGITCVYLPPQVEASPETMGLLAEIGAVAREASARIVPIFIRGTRFSLFSHWKQAQAPRSLLPQVVMAAAPEFQLSGTSGQHLADQLLDGAANAKFRSVNLRQSLFEALVAAAKLYGPSREILEDALGARLSYRKLLIGVRVLAKRIEAMSKRGEAIGILLPNSTGVVVGMFAVASAGRVAAMLNYTAGPAAIVSALGTGNISTVLTSKGFIEKADLGGLIEKMKESGAKIVHVEELRESIGFMEKFRAFLLWRRAVAKSKPDDPAIVLFTSGSEGTPKGVVLSANSLVANAAQVDCRIDFSSEDTLFNVLPLFHSFGLLGGAFLPIYYGVRLFLYPSPLHYKLIPSLARKVAPTFMFGTDTFLNGYARAAKDGDFDSLRMIVAGAEAVKPETRKMYRDRFDALVVEGYGMTEASPVVAVNSATFSKDGSVGRLLTGMEMRIEPVEGIAEGGRLFIAGPNLMLGYLLGDKPGVVQPLASKWHDTGDIVSIDERGFISIKGRAKRFAKIAGEMISLGAVEMMVKQLWPEANHAAISLPDKRRGERIVLVTTQLPARKDELIAYSKRFGATEMMIPDDIVNVPEIPVLGSGKVDYTATTALVAGTVVV, encoded by the coding sequence TTGGAAAACGCGATCTTCGCCGTAGTCGGCGCGGCTATCCTTGTGTGGCTGATCACCGCCTTCCGCGAGAAGGGTGCCGGCGGCATCACCTATGTCCAGGCGCTCAAGTTCACGCTCCTCAAATTCGTCTTCGGTATCCGGCATTCGGGCTTCGATCCCAAGGCAGAGTGGAAGGGACCGGTTGTCTTCATCGTCCTCGCCCAGTCCTCGCTCGACCGGGCCATCCTGAAGCCGTTCCTGCCCGCCCAGACATTTCATGTCGAGACTGAGGGCGAGGACGCGACGGCGCAGGCCATGACGCTTTTCAAGTCGGTGATGGCGGGCCACGGCATCACCTGTGTCTACCTGCCGCCCCAGGTCGAGGCTTCGCCGGAAACAATGGGATTGCTCGCCGAGATAGGTGCGGTCGCGCGCGAGGCCAGCGCGCGGATTGTGCCGATCTTCATACGCGGCACGCGCTTTTCCCTCTTCTCCCATTGGAAGCAGGCTCAGGCGCCGCGCAGCTTGTTGCCGCAGGTGGTGATGGCGGCCGCACCCGAATTCCAGCTGTCGGGAACCAGCGGCCAGCACTTGGCCGACCAGTTGCTCGATGGCGCGGCCAATGCCAAGTTCCGCTCCGTCAATCTGCGCCAGTCGCTGTTCGAGGCGCTGGTCGCGGCAGCCAAGCTCTACGGCCCTTCTCGCGAGATCCTCGAGGATGCGCTGGGCGCCAGGCTGAGCTACCGAAAGCTGCTGATCGGCGTGCGGGTGCTGGCGAAGCGGATCGAAGCCATGTCCAAGCGGGGCGAGGCGATCGGCATCCTGCTGCCCAATTCCACCGGCGTGGTGGTCGGCATGTTCGCGGTGGCGTCCGCCGGGCGGGTCGCGGCGATGCTCAATTATACCGCTGGTCCCGCAGCGATCGTCTCGGCACTCGGCACCGGCAACATCTCGACCGTGCTGACATCAAAGGGCTTCATCGAAAAGGCGGATCTCGGTGGCCTCATCGAGAAAATGAAGGAAAGCGGGGCCAAGATCGTCCATGTCGAGGAGCTGCGCGAGAGCATCGGCTTCATGGAGAAGTTCCGCGCTTTCCTGTTGTGGCGGCGTGCCGTTGCGAAATCCAAACCGGACGATCCGGCCATCGTGCTCTTCACCTCGGGTTCCGAGGGTACGCCGAAGGGCGTCGTGCTCTCGGCGAACAGTCTCGTCGCCAATGCCGCGCAGGTCGATTGCCGGATCGATTTTTCGAGCGAGGACACGCTGTTCAACGTGCTTCCGCTGTTCCATTCCTTCGGACTGCTCGGCGGCGCCTTCCTGCCGATCTATTACGGCGTCCGGCTGTTCCTCTATCCCTCACCGCTGCACTACAAGCTGATCCCGTCACTGGCCCGCAAGGTGGCGCCGACATTCATGTTCGGAACCGATACGTTCCTCAACGGCTACGCGCGCGCTGCCAAGGATGGCGATTTCGACAGCCTGCGGATGATCGTTGCCGGAGCCGAGGCGGTGAAGCCCGAGACGCGCAAGATGTACCGCGACCGCTTCGATGCCCTGGTTGTAGAAGGCTACGGTATGACAGAAGCCTCGCCCGTCGTGGCGGTCAACTCCGCGACCTTTTCCAAGGACGGCAGCGTGGGCAGGCTGCTCACCGGCATGGAAATGCGCATCGAACCCGTCGAGGGGATTGCCGAGGGTGGACGGTTGTTCATCGCGGGGCCCAACCTCATGCTCGGATATCTACTCGGTGACAAGCCCGGCGTGGTCCAGCCGCTGGCCAGCAAGTGGCACGATACCGGCGACATTGTCTCGATCGACGAGCGGGGCTTCATCAGCATCAAGGGTCGGGCGAAGCGTTTCGCCAAGATCGCCGGCGAAATGATCTCGCTCGGTGCCGTGGAGATGATGGTCAAGCAACTCTGGCCAGAGGCCAACCATGCGGCAATCTCGCTTCCCGACAAGCGGCGCGGTGAACGGATCGTTTTGGTCACCACGCAATTGCCAGCGCGGAAGGACGAGTTGATCGCCTATTCCAAACGCTTCGGCGCGACCGAGATGATGATCCCCGATGATATCGTCAACGTGCCGGAGATACCGGTCCTGGGCAGTGGCAAGGTAGATTACACGGCGACCACTGCGCTAGTGGCGGGGACCGTCGTCGTCTGA
- the pssA gene encoding CDP-diacylglycerol--serine O-phosphatidyltransferase yields MDSAATPPGTHAKDDGARGPRLREIPLRMMVPNLITVLAICAGLTGIRLAFEGRYELAVSMVLVAAFLDGIDGRVARMMRATSNFGVQMDSLADIVNFGVAPALVLYVYVLDQARSIGWIAALIFAISAGLRLARFNVMTDRPNKPKWLSEYFVGVPAPAGALLVMLPVYIGFLGLEASPIYGYCSAAYTVLIGYLLVSRIPVWSGKAQGMIRRENALPFILVVVVYVALLMSYTWQVLAATSILYLCTLPFGARAWMKKYGSLPAHERDVEEGVVPEVPPSRVEGSDDDGPRH; encoded by the coding sequence ATGGATAGCGCCGCCACACCGCCGGGAACACATGCCAAGGACGATGGAGCCCGTGGCCCGCGCCTGCGCGAAATTCCGCTTCGCATGATGGTGCCGAACCTCATCACGGTGCTGGCGATCTGCGCGGGCCTCACCGGCATAAGGCTGGCTTTCGAGGGTCGCTATGAACTGGCCGTCTCCATGGTGCTGGTTGCCGCCTTTCTCGATGGCATCGACGGACGAGTGGCGCGGATGATGCGCGCCACCTCGAATTTCGGCGTGCAGATGGATTCGCTGGCCGATATCGTCAATTTCGGCGTCGCCCCGGCGCTAGTCCTCTATGTCTATGTGCTCGACCAGGCCCGTTCGATCGGCTGGATCGCGGCGCTGATTTTCGCGATCTCGGCCGGCCTAAGGCTGGCGCGCTTCAATGTGATGACCGACCGGCCGAACAAGCCGAAATGGCTCTCGGAATATTTCGTCGGCGTGCCGGCGCCGGCCGGGGCGCTGCTCGTCATGCTGCCGGTCTATATCGGCTTCCTCGGGCTGGAAGCTTCGCCCATCTACGGCTACTGCTCGGCGGCCTATACGGTTCTGATCGGCTATCTCCTCGTCTCGCGCATTCCCGTCTGGTCTGGCAAGGCGCAGGGCATGATCCGGCGCGAAAACGCCCTGCCCTTCATCCTGGTGGTCGTGGTCTATGTGGCGCTGTTGATGAGTTACACTTGGCAGGTTCTCGCCGCGACCTCCATCCTCTATCTCTGCACACTGCCATTCGGCGCCCGCGCCTGGATGAAGAAATACGGCTCCTTGCCGGCACACGAAAGGGATGTGGAAGAAGGCGTGGTGCCTGAAGTGCCACCCAGCCGCGTAGAAGGCTCAGACGACGACGGTCCCCGCCACTAG
- a CDS encoding phosphatidylserine decarboxylase has product MSLVDTIRKTLVPIHREGHKFIVAFFALSLILGFLWQPLFWIGLILTLWCAYFFRDPERSVPQDEDYAISPADGTVSLVSMTVPPAELALSAEPMLKISIFMNVFNGHINRAPMKGMIDHVVYREGKFLNADLDKASEDNERNGLVIDTVHGRIGVVQVAGLVARRIVCWVTPTMQIDAGQRFGLIRFGSRLDVYLPEGFTPHVTVGQAAIGGETVLAEFGSDKGPVLGRRM; this is encoded by the coding sequence ATGAGCCTTGTCGATACCATCCGCAAAACACTCGTGCCGATCCATCGGGAAGGGCACAAGTTCATCGTCGCCTTCTTTGCGTTGTCCCTTATCCTCGGCTTTCTCTGGCAGCCGCTGTTCTGGATCGGCCTGATCCTGACGCTCTGGTGCGCCTATTTCTTCCGCGATCCCGAGCGCTCGGTGCCGCAGGACGAGGATTACGCGATCAGCCCGGCCGATGGGACGGTGTCGCTGGTTTCCATGACGGTTCCGCCGGCTGAACTGGCGCTGAGCGCCGAGCCGATGCTGAAGATCTCGATCTTCATGAACGTGTTCAACGGCCATATCAACCGCGCGCCGATGAAGGGCATGATCGATCATGTCGTCTATCGCGAGGGCAAGTTCCTCAATGCCGATCTCGACAAGGCAAGCGAAGACAACGAGCGCAATGGTCTGGTCATCGATACCGTCCATGGCCGCATCGGCGTCGTGCAAGTGGCGGGCCTTGTGGCGCGCCGCATCGTTTGCTGGGTCACGCCGACTATGCAGATCGATGCCGGCCAGCGTTTCGGCCTGATCCGTTTCGGCTCGCGGCTCGATGTCTACCTGCCCGAAGGCTTTACCCCGCACGTGACCGTCGGCCAGGCCGCGATCGGTGGCGAGACGGTGCTTGCCGAATTCGGCAGCGACAAGGGGCCGGTGCTCGGCCGGCGGATGTGA
- a CDS encoding CcdB family protein, with the protein MAQFDVYSLPGSDTLFVDLQSGAVDEYNTRLLAPLVPADPRLKPLRRVNRELRFNSRTYLFMPQLMSAVRTRDIGKSVGSIADQRDQITAALDVLFLGI; encoded by the coding sequence ATGGCGCAATTCGACGTCTACTCACTGCCGGGTTCGGATACGCTTTTTGTCGATCTGCAATCTGGCGCTGTCGATGAATACAACACGCGTCTTCTGGCACCCCTGGTACCAGCCGATCCAAGATTGAAACCATTGAGAAGGGTCAATCGCGAACTACGCTTCAATTCCCGCACGTATCTCTTCATGCCGCAGTTGATGTCCGCGGTGAGAACGCGCGATATTGGAAAGAGCGTAGGCAGCATAGCTGATCAACGCGATCAGATCACCGCGGCACTCGACGTCCTGTTCCTGGGCATCTAA
- a CDS encoding type II toxin-antitoxin system CcdA family antitoxin: MTSSKKVPENMQADLERLRMERAARTPQERLEAERLFKRENAKAFASMNAWVEEHGLPLEKYRQF, translated from the coding sequence ATGACCAGTTCGAAGAAAGTGCCCGAGAATATGCAAGCCGACCTTGAACGTCTTCGCATGGAACGCGCGGCACGGACGCCACAAGAACGCCTCGAAGCTGAGCGGCTGTTCAAACGGGAAAATGCGAAAGCGTTCGCGTCAATGAATGCCTGGGTAGAGGAGCACGGGCTTCCGCTCGAAAAGTACCGACAGTTCTGA
- the alr gene encoding alanine racemase, translated as MDMPPPQASTFDIAPARLTVDTGAIAANWRMLAERSGRAETSAVLKADAYGLGAAPVAQALSGAGCRTFFVATVTEGAELRSTLPDARIFVLSGLWAGWEDQCFANGLIPVIASVEQFDFFQGLGRTHPHALYVDTGMNRLGVHPEEAARLSTSGVAAPVMLMSHLACSDEPTHPLNRQQLESFRTVSRLFPGVESSLSSSAGIFLGSGYHFDLTRPGIALYGGESVCGVANPMRQVVTAEARILQIRDVTAGEKVSYGATQTLARDSRVAVVGAGYADGWHRSLSGSGVALRQAGSPGAFGFVAGQKVPVIGRVTMDLTMFDITDIDKSHVKTGDYISLFGNGITLDEAARAAGTIGYELLTSLGRRYERRYV; from the coding sequence ATGGATATGCCGCCGCCCCAAGCCAGCACTTTCGATATCGCGCCTGCGCGGCTGACGGTCGATACCGGTGCGATTGCGGCTAACTGGCGGATGCTGGCGGAGCGCAGCGGCCGGGCGGAAACGTCGGCCGTGCTGAAGGCGGATGCCTATGGCCTGGGGGCCGCGCCCGTCGCGCAAGCCTTGTCCGGGGCCGGCTGCCGGACCTTTTTCGTCGCGACGGTTACCGAGGGCGCCGAACTCCGCAGCACACTGCCGGATGCGCGCATTTTCGTTCTCTCCGGATTATGGGCTGGATGGGAGGACCAGTGCTTCGCCAATGGTCTCATTCCCGTGATCGCCTCGGTCGAGCAGTTCGATTTCTTCCAGGGCCTTGGCCGCACGCACCCTCACGCGCTTTATGTCGATACCGGCATGAACCGCCTGGGCGTGCATCCCGAAGAGGCCGCGCGCCTATCGACATCCGGTGTTGCGGCTCCCGTCATGCTGATGAGCCATCTCGCCTGCTCCGACGAACCGACCCATCCGTTGAACCGTCAGCAGCTTGAATCCTTTCGGACGGTTAGCCGGCTTTTCCCAGGCGTGGAATCAAGCCTGTCCAGCTCGGCTGGCATCTTCCTCGGCTCCGGATATCATTTCGACCTCACCCGTCCCGGCATCGCGCTATATGGCGGCGAGTCTGTCTGCGGCGTGGCCAATCCCATGCGGCAGGTCGTGACGGCCGAGGCACGCATCCTGCAGATCCGCGATGTCACCGCCGGCGAAAAGGTCAGCTACGGTGCCACGCAAACGCTGGCGCGCGACAGCCGGGTGGCTGTGGTGGGCGCGGGCTATGCGGATGGCTGGCACCGGTCGCTGTCCGGCTCGGGTGTCGCGCTGAGGCAGGCCGGATCACCTGGTGCTTTCGGTTTCGTTGCGGGACAGAAAGTGCCGGTCATCGGCCGCGTTACCATGGACCTCACCATGTTCGACATCACGGACATCGATAAATCGCATGTGAAAACAGGCGATTACATCTCGCTGTTCGGAAACGGAATCACACTGGATGAAGCGGCGCGTGCGGCAGGCACGATCGGCTATGAATTGCTGACCAGCTTGGGTAGGCGCTATGAGCGACGCTATGTTTGA